In Deinococcus multiflagellatus, one DNA window encodes the following:
- a CDS encoding AMP-binding protein, which translates to MVSLFEQQAQLNPERTAIEFEGQELTYQELNLRANRLAHHLRALGVGPDVLVGICTPRNPNLIVAVLGILKAGGAYVPLDPEYPGERVKFMLRDSGTRILLTERTLTGVLETEPGTVKVFLEELSAALPGENVPGEAHGEHLAYVIYTSGSTGQPKGVQITRA; encoded by the coding sequence GTGGTAAGCCTCTTTGAACAGCAGGCTCAACTGAATCCAGAGCGCACAGCGATCGAGTTCGAGGGACAGGAACTGACCTATCAGGAACTGAACCTGCGCGCCAACCGGCTCGCCCATCACCTTCGCGCTCTGGGTGTCGGGCCAGATGTACTGGTAGGGATCTGCACGCCTCGCAACCCGAACCTGATCGTAGCCGTCCTGGGGATCTTGAAGGCAGGCGGAGCCTATGTCCCGCTTGACCCGGAATACCCAGGTGAACGAGTGAAATTCATGCTCCGGGATTCAGGAACGCGAATCCTGCTGACGGAGCGAACCTTAACCGGAGTGCTTGAGACGGAGCCAGGGACAGTGAAGGTGTTTCTGGAAGAGCTAAGCGCCGCATTGCCCGGAGAGAACGTACCGGGTGAGGCTCATGGGGAGCACCTGGCGTATGTGATTTACACCTCAGGGTCAACCGGCCAGCCTAAGGGTGTTCAGATCACCCGCGC